From the Flavobacterium galactosidilyticum genome, one window contains:
- the rho gene encoding transcription termination factor Rho, with the protein MFDISALKEMKLSELQEIAKAAKTIKFNGVKKETLVSQILEHQAANVDNSNTKAESNQEDDKPKRARIAPIKKAITPKVKASPAIEEEIVLEKAVVESVPANEEATSEEKPRQEDKKAGKAIKFNKSAYEKKIALKKDKEESKETSKEQESTLETTTEITTEEKTEVVAPIKKINPNQLHKQNQNANGNGNQNQNPNFKNKKNNFAASDFEFDGIIESEGVLEMMPDGYGFLRSSDYNYLASPDDIYLSTSQIRLFGLKTGDTVKGVVRPPKEGEKFFPLVRVLKINGHDPQVVRDRVSFEHLTPVFPSEKFKLAEKQSTISTRIIDLFSPIGKGQRGMIVAQPKTGKTMLLKEIANAIAANHPEVYLIVLLIDERPEEVTDMQRSVRGEVIASTFDREPQEHVKIANIVLEKAKRLVECGHDVVILLDSITRLARAYNTVQPASGKVLSGGVDANALQKPKRFFGAARNVENGGSLSIIATALTETGSKMDEVIFEEFKGTGNMELQLDRKIANKRIFPAIDLTSSSTRRDDMLLDPKTLQRMWIMRKYLSDMNPVEAMDFINDRFKKTRNNEEFLISMND; encoded by the coding sequence ATGTTTGATATTTCTGCATTAAAAGAAATGAAGCTTTCTGAGCTTCAAGAAATAGCTAAAGCGGCTAAAACAATAAAATTTAACGGTGTAAAGAAAGAGACTTTAGTAAGTCAGATTCTAGAACATCAAGCAGCTAATGTTGACAATTCAAATACAAAAGCGGAAAGTAATCAAGAGGATGACAAGCCAAAAAGAGCTAGAATTGCTCCAATAAAAAAAGCAATAACTCCGAAAGTAAAAGCTAGCCCTGCTATTGAAGAAGAAATTGTATTGGAAAAAGCAGTTGTAGAATCAGTTCCAGCTAATGAGGAGGCAACTTCAGAAGAAAAACCTAGACAAGAAGATAAAAAAGCGGGTAAAGCGATTAAATTTAATAAGTCAGCTTACGAGAAAAAAATAGCTTTAAAAAAGGATAAAGAAGAATCAAAAGAAACTTCAAAAGAACAGGAAAGCACTTTAGAAACTACTACAGAAATAACTACTGAAGAGAAAACGGAAGTTGTAGCTCCTATAAAAAAAATAAATCCTAACCAATTGCATAAACAAAATCAAAATGCAAATGGTAACGGAAACCAAAATCAAAACCCTAATTTTAAAAATAAAAAAAATAATTTCGCCGCTTCAGATTTTGAGTTTGACGGAATTATAGAAAGCGAAGGTGTTCTAGAAATGATGCCTGATGGTTACGGTTTTTTAAGATCTTCAGATTATAATTATTTGGCTTCGCCAGATGATATTTATTTATCAACTTCTCAAATTAGATTATTCGGTTTGAAAACTGGAGATACAGTAAAAGGGGTGGTTCGTCCGCCAAAAGAAGGAGAGAAATTTTTTCCATTAGTTCGCGTTTTAAAAATAAACGGACATGATCCACAAGTGGTTCGCGATAGAGTTTCATTCGAACATTTAACCCCTGTTTTTCCATCTGAAAAATTCAAATTAGCTGAAAAGCAAAGTACTATTTCAACGCGAATTATTGATTTGTTTTCACCAATTGGTAAAGGACAACGTGGAATGATTGTGGCACAGCCTAAAACGGGAAAAACCATGTTGCTGAAGGAAATTGCCAATGCAATCGCGGCAAATCATCCTGAAGTATATTTGATTGTTTTATTGATAGATGAACGTCCAGAAGAGGTTACAGATATGCAACGTAGTGTCCGTGGTGAAGTAATCGCTTCGACATTTGACAGAGAGCCGCAAGAGCATGTGAAAATTGCAAATATCGTTCTTGAAAAAGCAAAACGTTTGGTAGAATGTGGTCACGATGTAGTGATTTTATTGGATTCGATTACGCGTTTGGCAAGAGCGTATAATACAGTACAACCTGCTTCAGGAAAAGTATTAAGTGGTGGTGTAGATGCTAATGCATTGCAAAAACCAAAACGTTTCTTTGGAGCGGCACGTAATGTGGAGAACGGTGGTTCATTAAGTATTATTGCAACTGCATTAACTGAAACCGGATCGAAAATGGACGAAGTTATCTTTGAAGAATTTAAAGGTACCGGTAATATGGAATTGCAATTAGATAGAAAAATTGCCAACAAACGTATTTTCCCAGCAATCGATTTGACGTCTTCAAGTACACGTCGTGACGATATGTTATTAGATCCAAAAACTTTACAACGTATGTGGATTATGAGAAAATATCTTTCTGACATGAATCCGGTGGAAGCAATGGATTTTATCAACGATCGTTTTAAGAAAACTAGAAATAATGAAGAGTTTTTAATCTCAATGAACGATTAA